One Oncorhynchus masou masou isolate Uvic2021 chromosome 27, UVic_Omas_1.1, whole genome shotgun sequence genomic window carries:
- the LOC135515714 gene encoding 4-galactosyl-N-acetylglucosaminide 3-alpha-L-fucosyltransferase 9-like: MSTPVPQGVLRPVLIGCFFMACFVGIFLIYYKPQIKFLSCPTDQAFHEGKAGCSPCPQVSMAGNHTGQKTHHAQTAIQADDDGDTDTIILIWMWPFGHAFDIDSCAYFNIKGCHLTVDKNLYSKAHGVVFHHRDIHGDLKNMPQEQRPWFQKWVWWNAESPANTNRIPGVDHLFNLTASYRLDSDIKVPYGSLVEVTSEDKIFELPKKDKLVCWVVSNWNPNYKRVQVFNELSRHVKVEAYGRHFSRYLENEDYSKTLSSCKFYLAFENSIYKDYATEKLFNAMKLGAVPVVLGPSRDNYEQFIPRDSFIHVDDFSSTKELAKKLLFLDQNEEEYMSYFTWRKNFKAHRWWFGLEHACRSCDYIRRNKGYKTFHNLNKWFWG, encoded by the coding sequence ATGTCCACTCCGGTTCCTCAGGGGGTTCTACGGCCTGTTCTGATTGGCTGTTTTTTTATGGCATGCTTCGTGGGAATATTCTTAATTTACTACAAACCCCAGATCAAGTTCCTTTCATGCCCTACTGACCAGGCATTCCACGAGGGGAAGGCTGGTTGTTCTCCTTGCCCTCAAGTAAGTATGGCAGGGAACCACACAGGGCAAAAAACACACCATGCACAGACAGCCATTCAGGCCGATGATGACGGAGACACAGACACTATCATTTTGATCTGGATGTGGCCATTTGGTCATGCCTTTGACATAGACTCTTGTGCCTACTTTAACATCAAAGGCTGTCACCTAACAGTGGATAAAAACCTTTACAGCAAGGCGCACGGTGTCGTATTCCACCATAGAGACATCCATGGAGACCTGAAGAACATGCCCCAAGAGCAACGTCCATGGTTCCAGAAATGGGTGTGGTGGAATGCAGAATCACCGGCTAACACAAACAGGATCCCTGGTGTTGACCACTTGTTCAATTTGACTGCCAGTTATCGACTGGATTCTGATATCAAGGTTCCATATGGGTCGCTTGTCGAGGTAACCAGTGAGGATAAAATCTTTGAGCTACCCAAGAAGGACAAATTAGTCTGCTGGGTAGTGAGCAACTGGAACCCAAACTACAAGAGGGTACAGGTGTTCAACGAGCTCAGTAGGCATGTCAAAGTAGAGGCCTATGGGAGACATTTTAGTAGATACCTAGAAAACGAAGACTACTCAAAGACGCTGTCCAGCTGTAAATTCTACCTGGCATTTGAAAACTCCATCTACAAAGACTATGCTACAGAGAAGCTGTTCAACGCTATGAAGTTGGGAGCAGTGCCCGTTGTTCTAGGTCCATCCAGGGACAACTATGAGCAATTTATCCCAAGGGACTCTTTCATCCATGTGGATGATTTCTCCTCTACAAAGGAGCTGGCAAAGAAGCTTCTCTTTCTCGACCAGAACGAGGAAGAATACATGAGTTACTTCACCTGGCGAAAGAACTTTAAAGCCCATCGGTGGTGGTTTGGACTTGAGCACGCCTGTCGCTCATGTGATTACATTAGAAGAAATAAAGGATACAAAACTTTTCATAATCTAAATAAATGGTTTTGGGGCTAA
- the tcp11l2 gene encoding T-complex protein 11-like protein 2, with the protein MPGTDERPTSMSTTGSEDACSDAESSDRCNSITSASDFDCSRQSFTSDCSSSKHSSPSSSPPKTITLDDVMSSARDLSNLTLAHEIIVNRDFHVEQPHLPQNSLEKQVKDIVHKAFWDSLESELNDDPPEYEHAIKLLEEIREILLSFLSPGANRLRTQILEVLDMDLIRQQADKEAVDIQGLASYIVTIMGKLCAPVRDDEVKKLCENPDNVVSMFKEIFRVLDLMKMDMVNFTIQSLRPDLQRQSVEYERAKFQSIVEKTPSALDHTTEWIKSSLEEVLFSMPTVEQPNEHGKAGKALPSPLLVFNSGFIRILTWDYHKSPLPETLMTDEVRLRELQRRLQLLKAVASVLLIVYSAIGGPISGLPALAERLKRMASVLLEGMHRPDFNLSEALGNVSGQICCELNKSLTERNYPALPPELQVTLKGQITSITQENNPIRSLVEGRVQQYFRVLLATPNSHVNPPPTPGGLALIQPELTSLAVTFVSLVNFNKQVYSPFYMMILKTLLFSNAAPPPAATAPQDPSIKNPVNSN; encoded by the exons ATGCCTGGGACTGACGAGCGGCCCACCTCCATGTCCACTACTGGCAGCGAGGACGCCTGCAGCGACGCCGAGTCGTCGGACCGCTGTAACAGCATCACGTCTGCCAGCGACTTTGACTGCTCCCGCCAAAGCTTCACCAGTGACTGCTCCAGCAGCAAGCACAGCTCGCCCTCCT CTAGCCCTCCCAAAACTATAACACTGGATGATGTCATGTCTTCTGCCCGGGACCTGTCCAACCTGACCCTGGCCCACGAGATCATCGTCAACCGTGACTTTCATGTGGAGCAGCCCCACCTACCTCAGAACAG TTTGGAGAAGCAAGTCAAAGATATAGTTCACAAGGCGTTCTGGGATAGCCTGGAGTCTGAGCTGAATGATGACCCACCAGAGTATGAGCACGCCATCAAACTGCTGGAGGAGATCAGAGAG ATCCTGCTGTCGTTCCTGAGCCCGGGAGCCAATCGGCTGCGGACTCAGATCCTGGAGGTGCTGGACATGGATCTGATTCGCCAGCAGGCGGACAAGGAAGCGGTGGACATACAGGGCCTGGCCTCTTACATCGTCACCATCATGGGCAAGCTGTGCGCCCCGGTCCGTGACGACGAGGTCAAGAAGCTCTGCGAGAACCCCGACAACGTTGTATCAATGTTCAA GGAGATCTTCCGGGTGCTGGACCTGATGAAGATGGACATGGTGAACTTTACCATCCAGAGCCTGCGGCCCGATCTGCAGAGGCAGTCAGTGGAGTATGAGAGGGCCAAGTTCCAGAGCATCGTGGAGAAGACTCCCA GTGCGTTGGATCATACCACTGAGTGGATCAAGTCCTCTCTGGAGGAAGTGCTTTTCTCCATGCCAACCGTAGAGCAGCCCAACGAGCACGGGAAGGCGGGGAAAGCCCTGCCAAGTCCCCTCCTGGTCTTCAACAGTGGATTCATCCGCATCCTCACCTGGGACTACCACAAGAGCCCACTGCCTGAG ACCCTGATGACAGACGAGGTGCGTCTGCGGGAGCTCCAGCGGAGGCTCCAGCTGCTAAAGGCCGTGGCCTCCGTACTGCTCATTGTCTACAGCGCCATCGGAGGGCCCATCTCGGGGCTGCCCGCACTGGCCGAGCGCCTCAAGAGGATGGCCAGCGTGCTCCTGGAGGGCATGCACAGACC GGACTTTAACCTGTCAGAGGCTCTGGGGAACGTCAGTGGTCAGATCTGCTGTGAGCTCAACAAGTCcctgactgagaggaactacCCAGCCTTGCCCCCAGAACTCCAGGTCACACTCAAGGGCCAGATCACCAGCATCACCCAAGAAAACAACCCTATCCGCAGTCTTGTGG AGGGAAGGGTCCAGCAGTACTTCCGGGTGCTCCTCGCCACGCCCAACTCTCACGTGAATCCGCCCCCGACGCCCGGAGGCCTGGCCCTGATCCAACCGGAGCTCACCTCCTTGGCGGTCACCTTCGTCAGCCTGGTCAACTTCAACAAGCAGGTCTACAGCCCCTTCTACATGATGATCCTCAAGACCCTGCTCTTCAGTAACGCGGCGCCTCCACCGGCAGCCACCGCACCTCAGGACCCCAGCATAAAGAACCCTGTGAACTCCAACTAG
- the ccdc87 gene encoding coiled-coil domain-containing protein 87 isoform X2, whose amino-acid sequence MSSGKMKVVGRLSRAAEAKRRVADGQDMLTSMTQMVACTQDIQQRYHSILGPLSLFFQSIPEGEKRADRVQEERTVSPSVSEGVKTNPTSLADMRQQLQYRIQEHSVLHSTPVEDQQALAAVMTSELGLIWQDLKGLMDEPTLNQEENRQLQAETCQEVLRICQELYLNYLHLLDRLRRRAVFSDQANRSRLGAQMAIDCTSLLNVHSIRRSVAAGIKATRRARLSAERPGAAGRDLKGAMETHTALPCKLDFGLTLQTKAGCKKSGAIRQGKNPIERELREMTEKMGDMDLEQVYDLMPCHLELITNKDAARASLANVSQSDEEPSVYYHGYTRLKGCSSMPDLQRETLLEELEMEALPARPQSPLVLLATGPCSNIEKPIDPAHDLRRLLQDRVIVDQAVTDSDTDLPPLIKALAWRGSTKLQQLTHTLQKQEEEGEKREGASGGRYRVPVEEPEHPQGAVVNVALSHVSLARTAAARVSDRVLRDTITIHTYPPVYNYLTKELELSSVQWLDRNLFAGEEIKEVYKELSKSKSTQYLNFDEDPMIEPALTNIRWSMKKKNHQRFINPQLKRQNTNAMSHRKRTEIPADHKKPEDQNSRAFTAWLQWWKTDLSVADYLRYITNQDNDYLWAAFHLYDSGDSDDEEDERRRLLQLRGDERMKWRRQKMEALKGQKQEYVTGVWNVNTVLLGGLWKEPDLEEEEESPDEEITSHKQKAYKRTVSVGSKEASQGGVMGEGDQVQSRLERIWTLLCLPDTYRLDMAIKYSSHARRDQLEEV is encoded by the exons ATGAGCAGTGGCAAAATGAAGGTGGTGGGCCGCCTCTCCCGAGCGGCAGAGGCCAAACGACGGGTGGCAGATGGCCAGGACATGCTGACCTCCATGACACAGATGGTGGCCTGCACCCAGGACATCCAGCAGAGATACCACAGCATCCTGGGGCCACTGTCCCTCTTCTTCCAGTCCATCCCcgagggagagaagagggcag ACAGGGTccaggaggagagaacagtgtCCCCGTCGGTGTCAGAGGGGGTGAAGACCAACCCCACCTCCCTGGCCGACATGCGTCAGCAGCTGCAGTACCGGATCCAGGAGCATTCCGTGCTCCACTCCACCCCTGTGGAGGATCAGCAAGCTCTG gctgCGGTAATGACGTCAGAGCTGGGCCTGATCTGGCAGGACCTGAAGGGGTTGATGGACGAGCCCACGCTGAACCAGGAGGAGAACAGGCAGCTGCAGGCGGAGACGTGCCAGGAGGTGCTCCGCATCTGCCAGGAGCTCTACCTCAACTATCTCCACCTGCTGGACAGGCTGAGGCGCCGCGCCGTCTTCAGCGACCAGGCCAACCGCAGCCGCCTGGGGGCCCAGATGGCCATAGACTGCACCAGCCT TTTAAACGTCCACTCGATCAGACGCAGCGTAGCGGCAGGGATCAAGGCTACACGGAGAGCCCGGCTGAGCGCTGAGAGACCAGGAGCTGCCGGACGCGACCTGAAGGGGGCGATGGAGACACACACAGCGCTGCCATGCAAACTGGACTTTGGTCTGACTCTGCAGACCAAGGCTGGCTGCAAAAAGAGCGGTGCCATCAGGCAGGGCAAAAACCCTATCGAGAGGGAACTCcgagag atgaCTGAGAAGATGGGAGACATGGACCTGGAGCAGGTCTATGACCTGATGCCCTGCCACCTGGAACTGATCACTAACAAAG atgcAGCACGGGCCAGCTTGGCCAATGTTTCACAGTCAGATGAGGAACCCAGCGTGTATTACCATGGCTACACCAGACTAAAG GGGTGTAGTTCCATGCCAGACCTGCAGAGGGAGACTCTCCTGGAGGAGCTGGAGATGGAGGCCCTGCCTGCCAGACCCCAGTCGCCTCTGGTGCTGCTGGCCACTGGACCCTGCTCCAACATCGAGAAGCCCATTGACCCTGCCCACGACCTCAGGAG gTTGCTACAGGACAGAGTGATTGTGGATCAGGCTGTGACAGACTCTGACACAGACCTCCCTCCTCTGATCAAGGCCCTGGCGTGGAGAGGTTCCACCAAACTGCAACAgctcacacacactctgcag aaacaggaagaggagggggagaagagggagggtgcCAGTGGAGGAAGGTACAGGGTGCCAGTGGAGGAACCGGAGCACCCCCAGGGAGCTGTGGTGAACGTGGCCCTGTCCCACGTCTCTCTGGCCCGCACAGCCGCCGCCCGCGTCTCAGACAGGGTTCTCCGCGACACCATCACCATCCACACGTACCCACCCGTCTACAACTACCTCACCAAAGAG CTTGAGCTCTCTTCAGTGCAATGGCTGGATCGTAACCTGTTTGCCGGGGAAGAAATAAAGGAAGTCTATAAGGAGTTATCCAAAAGCAAATCTACACAGTATCTCAACTTCGATGAG GACCCCATGATAGAGCCAGCCCTGACCAACATCAGATGGAGTATGAAGAAGAAGAACCACCAGAGGTTCATCAACCCACAGCTGAAGAGACAGAACACCAACGCCATGTCCCACAG gaaaAGGACCGAGATCCCAGCGGACCATAAGAAACCGGAAGACCAGAATTCCCGGGCCTTCACGGCCTGGCTGCAGTGGTGGAAGACTGACCTCTCAGTTGCGGACTACCTCCGATACATCACCAAtcag GACAATGACTACCTGTGGGCGGCGTTCCACCTGTACGATAGTGGCGATAGTGACGATGAGGAGGACGAGAGAAGGAGACTGCTCCAGCTACGAGGAGACGAGAGGatgaa GTGGCGGAGGCAGAAGATGGAGGCTCTAAAGGGTCAGAAGCAGGAGTACGTGACAGGGGTGTGGAACGTCAACACGGTGCTGCTGGGAGGGCTGTGGAAGGAACCCGATCTggagg aggaggaagagagccCAGATGAAGAAATAACCAGCCATaaacag